From Sphingopyxis sp. USTB-05, the proteins below share one genomic window:
- a CDS encoding SulP family inorganic anion transporter translates to MTASPLPSNWMARDLTASVVVFLVAMPLCMGIAIASGVPPEKGLITGIIGGIVVGLLAGSPLQVSGPAAGLAVIVFEIVQRHGLAALGPILVVAGLIQFLAGVMKLGGWFRAISPAVVHGMLAGIGVLIVVGQFHVLFDAQPLASGLENLLAIPGRVLGLDGPAVPALFIGMVAIGCTLLWDKMRPAALRLLPGALIGVVLATLIASFAGLDVARVNVPESITAAITPPTMEGLSAMLTPTLMVTAIAIAFIASAETLLSAAAVDRMHDGVRTDYNKELRAQGVGNLLCGAAGALPMTGVIVRSSANVQAGAVTRMSAVLHGIWILALVAAMPWLLRQIPMAALGGILVVTGWKLVSLRHVRHLLKSHGPLPAVIWAATLVMVVATDLLTGVLVGLALSLIEIVPNMRRLKLDVDQTEHDHGHELRLAGVASFVSLPKLSSALDALPVDQRVRMNLAGLRSVDHSCAELISEWWQRRRSRGGEVEIHGAQGRLATLLAH, encoded by the coding sequence CCGGCATTATCGGCGGGATCGTCGTTGGCCTGCTCGCGGGATCGCCGCTGCAGGTCAGCGGCCCCGCAGCGGGCCTTGCGGTCATCGTTTTCGAGATTGTCCAGCGTCACGGTCTCGCGGCGCTGGGACCGATCCTCGTCGTTGCTGGCCTTATTCAGTTTCTGGCCGGCGTGATGAAACTAGGCGGCTGGTTCCGCGCCATCTCGCCCGCCGTCGTCCATGGGATGCTGGCCGGCATCGGCGTGCTGATCGTCGTTGGGCAGTTCCACGTGCTGTTCGATGCCCAGCCGCTTGCCAGCGGGCTCGAAAACCTGCTGGCGATCCCCGGGCGCGTGCTGGGGCTCGACGGACCGGCCGTTCCGGCGCTGTTTATCGGCATGGTCGCAATCGGCTGTACCCTCTTGTGGGACAAGATGCGCCCCGCCGCGCTTCGCCTGCTGCCCGGCGCATTGATCGGCGTCGTTCTTGCCACGCTGATCGCTTCGTTCGCGGGGCTCGACGTAGCACGCGTTAATGTACCCGAATCGATCACCGCGGCGATTACGCCGCCGACGATGGAGGGACTCAGCGCGATGCTGACCCCGACATTGATGGTGACGGCGATCGCGATCGCGTTCATCGCCAGCGCTGAAACATTGCTTTCGGCTGCGGCGGTCGACCGGATGCACGACGGCGTGCGTACCGACTATAACAAGGAATTGCGTGCGCAGGGCGTGGGCAACCTCCTTTGCGGTGCTGCCGGAGCATTGCCGATGACCGGCGTGATCGTCCGCAGTTCGGCGAACGTTCAGGCGGGGGCCGTGACGCGTATGTCAGCGGTGCTGCACGGGATCTGGATTCTTGCACTGGTCGCGGCGATGCCGTGGCTGCTGCGCCAGATTCCGATGGCCGCGCTCGGCGGGATCCTTGTCGTCACCGGCTGGAAACTAGTCAGTCTGCGGCATGTACGTCACCTCCTGAAATCGCACGGCCCGCTGCCGGCGGTGATATGGGCGGCAACGCTCGTCATGGTGGTCGCGACCGACCTTTTGACCGGCGTCCTTGTCGGTCTGGCGCTGTCGCTCATCGAGATCGTCCCCAATATGCGGCGGTTGAAACTCGACGTCGATCAGACGGAACATGACCATGGTCACGAACTCCGGCTCGCCGGCGTTGCGAGTTTCGTCTCGTTGCCCAAACTATCCTCGGCGCTCGACGCGCTGCCGGTCGATCAGCGCGTTCGCATGAACCTCGCAGGCCTTCGGTCGGTCGATCATAGCTGTGCGGAACTGATTTCCGAATGGTGGCAGCGTCGCCGATCAAGGGGAGGCGAGGTCGAGATTCACGGTGCACAGGGGCGCCTTGCTACCTTGCTCGCGCACTGA